A stretch of the Capra hircus breed San Clemente chromosome 10, ASM170441v1, whole genome shotgun sequence genome encodes the following:
- the LOC108636968 gene encoding endogenous retrovirus group PABLB member 1 Env polyprotein-like: MPLLHLMTSTNPKMDWCNTLYFNYGHNVTFNFDYTLSQFNDYFAIYKANRSRSNGFFPDVYQIWDEVMWLTHEKGRLISTAPICWEQTEPSPKVSQQLNYNDWKQLGFLPQEICNVIIPVVSNPSSGSPFVWPGTNWDWISQSCWLAPNGTYWICVSYLWAWLPSGWIGRCTLGLAFTHGFIFSELPEKPANLPHLKTRWARSVFHWYDYLAAAFVPSLGTTDVMLQVDILTNFTQQALQDSQKAISALNAEQAQIRKVVLQNRLALDIPTVAQGGKCAIIHTQCCTYIPDMSMTVTHFAKHMNKMIEAMDTPEASIASLWEMLTSSPWWTTILITIILIVLFFIVCSLHL, translated from the coding sequence atgcctcttcttcatctgatgacatctaccaaccctaaaatggactggtgcaacactttgtactttaactatggacataatgtgacttttaattttgattatacattgTCTCAGTTCAATGACTATTTTGCTATATATAAGGCAAATAGGTCTAGATCTAATGGTTTTTTTCCTGACGTTTATCAAATATGGGATGAGGTTATGTGGCTAACTCATGAAAAAGGACGTTTAATATCTACTGCCCCTATATGCTGGGAACAAACAGAGCCATCCCCAAAAGTCAGCCAACAACTTAATTACAATGATTGGAAACAATTGGGATTTTTGCCTCAGGAAATATGCAACGTAATCATTCCCGTGGTTTCCAACCCCAGTTCAGGTTCTCCCTTTGTGTGGCCAGGCACTAATTGGGACTGGATATCTCAGTCATGCTGGCTTGCTCCAAATGGGACTTATTGGATATGTGTCTCTTACCTATGGGCATGGCTTCCCTCTGGTTGGATAGGGAGATGCACCCTGGGTCTAGCCTTCACTCATggctttatattttcagagctcCCAGAAAAGCCTGCTAATTTACCCCACCTTAAAACTCGGTGGGCAAGGTCTGTATTTCACTGGTATGATTATTTGGCTGCAGCCTTTGTTCCCTCTTTGGGAACTACAGATGTTATGCTACAAGTGGATATTTTGACTAATTTTACTCAACAGGCATTACAAGATTCTCAAAAGGCTATTTCAGCTCTTAATGCTGAACAAGCACAAATTAGAaaggtggttttacaaaacagattggctTTAGATATTCCGACAGTTGCGCAAGGAGGAAAGTGTGCTATTATTCATACCCAATGCTGTACATATATACCTGATATGAGCATGACTGTTACTCATTTTGctaaacacatgaacaagatGATTGAGGCCATGGATACTCCTGAAGCCTCAATTGCTTCACTTTGGGAGATGTTAACTAGTTCCCCATGGTGGACAACTATCTTAATTACAATAattctgattgttttgttttttattgtttgctccctgcatctgtaa